In one Saccharomyces eubayanus strain FM1318 chromosome VI, whole genome shotgun sequence genomic region, the following are encoded:
- the CAK1 gene encoding cyclin-dependent protein kinase-activating kinase CAK1, whose protein sequence is MILDDLDLTQCELICSTRTARIYKSNAYAIKCLPQDFNIPPHNAQFELSILHKVGSRCRHVLPLLESKTLEDDLLLLFAFEEMNLYEFMQSQYKKDRRMNNPYYDLLNPTNETAASPPVKRYTNQLDVNRHCLPFFQQLVKGIAFLHDNKIIHRDIKPQNIVLTAGTTTDSPRLYIIDFGISYDMESKPQTSMEPMDGKITDISTGIYKAPEVLFGVRCYDGGVDVWSLLIIVSQWFQRETDRMGHVPAMINDGSDEMNLDGSDFRLICSIFDKLGIPSLEKWDAVAKHGSVDAFVGMFGADGDGNYILDQGKDVQINAIERNMPRLNEIVDVKVKETFVNCILGMVSFSPSERWDCHRILQELEKP, encoded by the coding sequence ATGATACTAGATGATTTAGACCTTACACAGTGTGAATTGATCTGCTCGACAAGAACCGCTAGGATTTACAAATCAAATGCATACGCCATCAAATGTTTACCGCAAGACTTCAATATCCCACCACATAATGCCCAATTTGAACTATCAATACTACACAAAGTGGGTTCCCGATGTCGGCATGTGTTACCATTGCTAGAGTCCAAGACCCTTGAAGATGACCTGCTGTTGCTATTTGCTTTCGAGGAGATGAATCTTTATGAATTCATGCAATCGCagtataaaaaagatagaaGAATGAACAATCCATACTACGATTTGCTGAACCCCACCAACGAAACCGCTGCGAGCCCGCCAGTGAAAAGGTACACTAATCAATTGGATGTAAACAGGCATTGTCTGCCCTTTTTCCAGCAACTGGTGAAGGGCATTGCCTTCTTACACGATAACAAGATCATCCACCGTGACATCAAGCCACAGAACATTGTGCTGACGGCTGGCACCACGACTGACTCCCCAAGGCTGTACATAATTGATTTCGGTATATCATATGACATGGAAAGCAAACCACAAACAAGCATGGAGCCCATGGATGGTAAGATCACAGATATAAGCACGGGGATATACAAGGCACCCGAGGTTCTGTTCGGGGTGAGATGCTACGATGGCGGAGTGGACGTTTGGTCACTACTGATTATTGTCTCCCAATGGTTTCAGAGGGAAACAGATCGGATGGGACACGTTCCGGCGATGATTAATGATGGCAGCGACGAAATGAACCTGGATGGGAGCGACTTCAGATTGATCTGCTCGATCTTCGATAAGCTGGGCATACCGTCTCTCGAGAAGTGGGACGCCGTTGCAAAACATGGGTCTGTAGACGCCTTTGTTGGAATGTTTGGTGCGGATGGCGATGGGAACTACATACTCGACCAGGGGAAGGACGTACAAATCAACGCCATCGAGAGGAACATGCCTCGGCTTAATGAGATTGTGGACGTGAAAGTCAAAGAAACGTTCGTTAATTGCATTCTAGGAATGGTTTCGTTTTCACCAAGTGAGAGATGGGACTGCCACAGAATCTTGCAAGAACTGGAAAAGCcataa